In Acetobacteroides hydrogenigenes, the DNA window TTCAAAACATGAAAAACCATTGGGGGGATAAGGCCACTACCATTGCAGGTGCTCACCTCTGCTTCGGGAAGGTGGAGTCGTGGGAGGAGATAATTAGTGAGTAGTGAAGAATAGAGAAACGCATAATCAAGGCGCTGTTATCCCCTATCAAGGAGGAGATAACGCCGAAGCGTCTAGCGGCAGGTGTGCCTAGGGGTGGCGTTGGTGCTTGCATCTGCAGATTCAAGACCTCCAAATGCATTTTTGATGCTTGCATCTGCAGATGCAAGGGCAAAAAAATCGTTTTTGGTGCCTGAATCTGCAGATTCAAGGGCAAAAAATTGATTTTCGGTGCTTGAATCTGCAGATGCAAGGGGTAAAAAAAGATTTTTAGGGGTTGAATCTACAGATTCAAGCCTCTAGGCGGAACCGCTAACCGGTATAATGAAGAAATAATGAATAAAGAAGCAGTAAAGCAAGGTTTTTCGGGGTGCTACGGCACCTATGCTACCGAGGCGGTGGTGCAGCAGTCTATTGCCCAACGCTTAGCCGCGCTACTCGATGCCCATATAGATAGAATCCCCAACCAAGCCGTTGAGGTGGGCTGCGGGTCGGGATTTCTTACCCAGAAGGTGCTGGAGCGTTTCCCAAATGCTGCTTGGCTGCTTAACGATATTGCCCCATCGTCAAAAGGCTATGTAGCCGATGTGGCACAACAATGCAATGCCGTAGATGCTACCTTCGAGTTGGGCGATGCTGAGGCTATGGAGCTGCCAAACGGTATCGACCTCTTTGTCTCCTCCTCGGCGGTACAGTGGTTTGCCGATCTCGAGGGCTTCTTGAAGAGGCTTTCGGAGTCAATGAACGATGGAGGCGCCATTGCCATAAGCACTTTTGGTCCGCAAAACCTTGAGG includes these proteins:
- the bioC gene encoding malonyl-ACP O-methyltransferase BioC, which codes for MNKEAVKQGFSGCYGTYATEAVVQQSIAQRLAALLDAHIDRIPNQAVEVGCGSGFLTQKVLERFPNAAWLLNDIAPSSKGYVADVAQQCNAVDATFELGDAEAMELPNGIDLFVSSSAVQWFADLEGFLKRLSESMNDGGAIAISTFGPQNLEEVRTLTGSGLSYLSFKEFMYAVNRHFDIVECTEELSAIYFDEPVEVLRHIKQTGVNGAFRQCWTKGKLARFAEAYKMFRTLKGYSLTYHPMYVVARKKKLSRS